From Mucilaginibacter rubeus, a single genomic window includes:
- a CDS encoding sensor histidine kinase gives MAVQKNAYRQNFTLITIFVVFISITFVVALFISYNLTAKYVENEFASKKVDVLEQTIKPYYEFFQNKIPEITSYQGFLDSASAGKYAASVFQDYSFVRRVVFYDAMIGGTTNMTVRKNNLSISVKAIYQYWHVHGKVNGSRQRTQANEDDFREMAVKLSNYIAFSDTSKVSSQDELFKAFWDVKPDKISYTNILRREDVRIYRDMQMLGNSKGASYKQNMMTFYLDPYLMKVKNTHPELYENVSIQPVVYDPVDSEGDKLITEVSLPVAFSDYKLFFSSAQGYLTAEINRRFMPIGAIVLLMTLFLLLIGWLIYRNLNVNMKLFKLQYDFINNFTHEFKTPVSVIKIAGSNLRGDGELTERQRRHYGKILDEEADKLNELMNKLLSFTQIENKSITLKEEEIDIESFISRYIDTFKIKYADFNLKFKINGVETFYTDPVLLGSVFQNLIENAYKYSHPQQKELFINISHERRNIIFSFADKGIGIPKNELNNVFKKFYRIENQYNQNGSVGLGLAFCKELVNFMNGDITVYSKVNEGSEFIVTLPYEN, from the coding sequence ATGGCAGTACAGAAAAACGCTTACCGGCAAAATTTTACGCTGATCACTATTTTCGTGGTGTTCATATCCATAACTTTTGTGGTAGCCCTGTTTATATCCTATAATCTTACCGCCAAGTATGTTGAAAATGAGTTTGCTTCAAAAAAGGTAGACGTACTGGAACAAACCATTAAGCCTTATTATGAATTTTTTCAGAATAAAATCCCTGAGATAACCTCATACCAGGGTTTTCTTGATTCGGCATCTGCAGGTAAATATGCCGCCTCTGTTTTTCAGGACTATAGTTTTGTACGCAGGGTTGTTTTTTATGATGCAATGATAGGTGGTACAACCAATATGACGGTGCGTAAAAATAACCTGAGCATATCGGTCAAGGCTATTTATCAGTATTGGCATGTTCATGGTAAAGTGAATGGTTCGCGGCAGCGTACACAAGCCAACGAAGATGATTTTAGGGAAATGGCTGTTAAACTAAGCAATTACATCGCTTTTTCCGACACGTCGAAGGTATCGAGCCAGGATGAGCTTTTTAAGGCTTTCTGGGATGTTAAACCCGATAAGATAAGTTATACCAATATCCTGCGCCGCGAGGATGTGCGCATTTATCGCGATATGCAAATGCTGGGTAACAGCAAAGGGGCATCGTACAAGCAAAATATGATGACCTTTTACCTTGACCCGTACCTGATGAAGGTAAAAAATACGCATCCTGAACTTTACGAAAATGTATCCATTCAGCCGGTAGTGTATGATCCTGTTGATAGTGAAGGGGATAAACTGATCACCGAGGTGTCGTTACCGGTTGCTTTTTCTGATTACAAGCTATTCTTCAGTTCGGCGCAGGGTTATTTAACCGCCGAAATCAACCGCCGTTTCATGCCCATAGGGGCTATTGTACTATTAATGACCCTGTTTTTGTTGCTGATAGGTTGGCTTATTTACCGTAACCTGAACGTAAACATGAAGTTGTTTAAGCTGCAGTATGATTTTATCAACAACTTTACCCATGAGTTTAAGACCCCGGTAAGCGTAATTAAAATAGCAGGTTCAAATTTGCGGGGCGACGGTGAGTTAACTGAAAGGCAGCGACGCCACTACGGTAAAATACTGGACGAAGAGGCCGATAAGCTGAATGAGCTGATGAATAAGCTACTTTCATTTACGCAAATTGAAAATAAATCCATTACGCTTAAGGAAGAAGAAATTGATATAGAGAGTTTTATTAGCCGCTATATTGATACCTTTAAAATAAAGTATGCCGATTTTAATCTTAAATTTAAAATCAACGGAGTTGAAACTTTTTATACCGATCCGGTATTATTAGGAAGTGTTTTCCAGAACCTGATTGAAAATGCATATAAATACTCGCACCCTCAGCAAAAGGAGTTATTTATCAATATTTCGCATGAAAGGCGCAATATTATATTTTCATTTGCCGATAAGGGGATAGGAATACCCAAAAATGAATTGAATAACGTTTTTAAAAAGTTTTACAGGATAGAGAACCAATACAATCAAAACGGGAGCGTTGGCCTGGGTTTGGCATTTTGTAAAGAACTGGTTAATTTTATGAACGGCGATATAACTGTTTACAGTAAGGTTAACGAAGGTTCGGAATTTATAGTTACGCTTCCATACGAAAATTAA